In Drosophila yakuba strain Tai18E2 chromosome X, Prin_Dyak_Tai18E2_2.1, whole genome shotgun sequence, a single genomic region encodes these proteins:
- the LOC6525076 gene encoding lanC-like protein 3 homolog: protein MERRYLKNPFADFAGGENTPFASDEEHIKNLICTYVDAILEHCHPNNDEEDNRGDLYVGNAGIAFMFWKLNSCEPTRDLYPALDHAASFIRNAKVNAKRYKKRSAERYSFLCGNAGIYAVSAAISQELKDTEELSDDLANFKSGIPSSKEFMHTKYGCDEVLVGRAGYLSGCYWLNDVLPEKKITDDDLVSICQLIVTSGREYSKQNNSPCPLMYQYHGTEYLGAAHGLCAILHMLLDSPWFRTIPISAPAAELRDIKRSIDFFLELQDSDGNFPVALEDLRSGRDKRLVHWCHGAPGAVYVLAKAYLIFKEEKYLNSLRRCADMVWKKGFLRKGPGICHGVAGNGYVFLLLFRLTNEMRYLYRAHKFMELLTNAEFKLRARTPDRPHSLYEGVAGTVCFLVDLLEPEQAYFPFMDVFH, encoded by the coding sequence ATGGAACGCCGCTACCTGAAGAATCCCTTTGCCGATTTTGCGGGCGGGGAGAATACACCGTTCGCCAGCGATGAGGAGCACATCAAGAACCTGATCTGCACCTATGTGGACGCCATACTGGAGCACTGTCATCCAAACAACGATGAGGAGGACAATCGTGGTGATCTGTATGTGGGCAATGCCGGCATTGCCTTCATGTTCTGGAAGCTCAACAGCTGCGAGCCGACACGTGATCTCTATCCGGCACTGGATCACGCGGCATCATTCATCCGCAATGCCAAGGTGAATGCAAAGCGGTACAAGAAGCGCTCCGCCGAGCGCTACTCCTTCCTTTGCGGCAATGCTGGAATCTATGCCGTCTCGGCAGCCATTTCGCAGGAGCTCAAGGACACCGAGGAGCTGTCCGACGACTTGGCCAACTTCAAGTCGGGCATTCCGTCCAGCAAGGAGTTCATGCACACCAAATACGGCTGCGATGAGGTGCTGGTGGGCCGTGCTGGCTATCTATCCGGCTGCTATTGGCTAAACGACGTGCTGCCGGAGAAGAAGATCACCGACGACGACCTGGTATCCATTTGCCAGCTAATCGTGACCAGCGGCCGCGAGTACAGCAAGCAGAACAATTCGCCGTGTCCGTTGATGTACCAGTACCATGGCACGGAGTACCTGGGTGCGGCCCATGGTCTGTGCGCCATTCTCCACATGCTGTTGGACAGCCCGTGGTTCCGCACGATACCCATATCGGCGCCGGCCGCCGAGCTGCGCGACATCAAGCGCTCGATTGATTTCTTCCTGGAGCTGCAGGACAGCGACGGCAACTTTCCAGTGGCACTGGAGGATCTGCGCTCCGGCAGGGACAAACGTCTGGTGCACTGGTGCCATGGCGCACCCGGCGCCGTCTATGTGCTGGCCAAGGCCTATCTGATCTTCAAGGAGGAGAAGTACTTGAACTCGCTGCGTCGCTGTGCGGATATGGTTTGGAAGAAGGGCTTTCTGCGCAAGGGACCAGGCATCTGCCACGGCGTGGCCGGCAATGGCTATgtgttcctgctgctgttccGCCTGACCAACGAGATGAGGTACCTGTACAGGGCGCACAAGTTCATGGAGCTGCTGACCAATGCCGAGTTTAAGCTGCGCGCCAGGACACCAGATCGTCCGCATAGCTTGTACGAGGGCGTGGCCGGCACCGTTTGCTTCCTCGTTGATCTCCTCGAGCCGGAGCAGGCCTACTTCCCGTTCATGGACGTATTTCACTAA
- the LOC6525077 gene encoding growth hormone-inducible transmembrane protein, whose amino-acid sequence MLLRLALSAARPAGSIKILAQSPAQLFRANANPNLNLSAVRSYARGPVRTRAPVEQVRAPSLKEKLMGPPSANAYSMGKGAAAGAAAVGLGALCYYGVGLGKQTSIADNAIMWPQYVKDRIQSTYAFFGGSCVLTAAAAAATFRSHRLLELASRGGILATIASLALVIGSGAVARSIEYQPGLGAKHLAWAVHCAILGAVIAPICFVGGPILTRAALYTGGIVGGLSTIAACAPSDKFLYMGGPLAIGLGVVFASSLASMWLPPTTALGAGLASMSLYGGLVLFSGFLLYDTQRMVRRAEVFPHYAPYDPINASMSIYMDVLNIFIRIVTILSGGQRRK is encoded by the exons ATGTTGCTGCGTCTAGCACTTTCCGCCGCCCGTCCTGCGGGAAGCATCAAAATCCTGGCCCAGTCTCCGGCTCAGCTGTTCCGTGCCAATGCCAATCCCAATCTCAATCTCTCTGCGGTGCGCAGTTACGCCCGTGGACCAGTTCGCACCCGCGCTCCTGTGGAACAGGTGCGTGCTCCCTCGCTTAAGGAGAAGTTGATGGGACCGCCGAGTGCCAATG CCTACTCCATGGGCAAGGGAGCTGCCGCCGGAGCAGCCGCCGTGGGTTTGGGCGCCCTTTGCTACTACGGCGTGGGATTGGGAAAGCAAACCAGTATCGCGGATAACGCCAT CATGTGGCCCCAGTATGTAAAGGATCGCATCCAGAGCACCTATGCCTTTTTCGGTGGCTCTTGCGTTCTCACCgcggccgcagcagcagccaccttCCGCTCGCACCGTCTCCTGGAGCTGGCCTCTCGTGGCGGCATCTTG GCGACCATTGCTTCGCTGGCTCTGGTCATTGGTAGCGGAGCCGTGGCCCGTTCTATTGAGTACCAGCCGGGTCTGGGAGCCAAGCACCTGGCCTGGGCGGTGCACTGCGCCATTCTGGGCGCCGTGATCGCTCCAATTTGCTTCGTGGGCGGACCGATTCTAACGCGCGCCGCCCTCTACACGGGCGGAATTGTTGGTGGCTTGTCCACGATCGCCGCGTGTGCACCCAGCGATAAGTTCCTCTACATGGGTGGTCCGCTGGCCATTGGCTTGGGCGTGGTCTTCGCCTCCTCGCTGGCCTCCATGTGGCTGCCGCCCACCACGGCGCTGGGCGCAG GTCTGGCCTCCATGTCCTTGTACGGCGGCCTCGTCCTCTTCAGTGGCTTCCTGCTCTACGACACCCAGCGCATGGTGCGCCGCGCAGAGGTCTTTCCCCATTACGCTCCCTACGATCCTATCAACGC ctCAATGTCGATCTACATGGATGTGCTGAACATATTCATTCGCATCGTCACCATTCTGAGTGGCGGTCAGCGCAGGAAGTGA
- the LOC6525078 gene encoding uncharacterized protein LOC6525078 — protein sequence MESINFVIYIVPMMSLIIGGSQAIPYRPAVNLYDQQYCMDTLTGRQLYIGEVFTREDQCVRIQCLESQQLWEDSCQVPKLTHGDCKPIPSTNVRAEYPRCCPQYECKSYESNSGGTLEQTDTYDHYGTLRSSHLTEMIVMRPRPRGEIPTAPARKYQV from the exons ATGGAGTCAATTAACTTCGTCATTTATATAGTACCAATGATGTCATTGATAATCGGGGGAAGCCAAGCGATTCCCTATCGAC CGGCAGTGAATCTGTACGATCAGCAGTACTGCATGGATACATTGACGGGTCGCCAGCTTTATATAGGTGAAGTCTTCACGCGAGAGGATCAGTGCGTCCGCATTCAATGCCTGGAATCGCAGCAACTTTGGGAGGATAG CTGCCAGGTGCCGAAACTTACGCATGGTGATTGCAAGCCCATTCCGTCGACGAATGTGCGTGCCGAGTATCCGCGATGCTGCCCACAGTACGAGTGCAAGAGCTACGAGTCCAACTCTGGGGGAACTCTGGAGCAGACCGACACGTACGATCACTATGGAACCCTGCGATCATCCCATCTCACCGAGATGATAGTGATGCGGCCACGCCCTCGTGGCGAGATTCCCACGGCGCCGGCGAGGAAGTATCAGGTCTGA